A genomic region of Gammaproteobacteria bacterium contains the following coding sequences:
- a CDS encoding nucleotidyltransferase, with product MVPRSWLPRWRATEVEVDRNRAPNANLLGLLKYIQPQPSELSRATGHAQTVRNRLTGNFDIRKFTRIGSHQRGTAIRHYSDLDFIAVLARKEARWGRSTVASTTVLNRVRDDLIDRYTTTDIGRDKQAIVIGFSGGQSSMDVVPALFDSFSAGRPIYVIPDGVGGWRETSPESHDRYFASADERSVSKLRRTIQLLKWWKHSRTPTVPISSFYMEVVLASQGTCAGVMSYSQCLYQAFRTLSVRAGQGIRDPLGISGVIAAADTNAKLDSLRRALSYAEEHAAKAFDQERLGSGNRANDQWNMVFNGSF from the coding sequence ATGGTGCCAAGGAGCTGGTTGCCAAGGTGGCGCGCAACGGAGGTGGAAGTGGATCGCAATAGGGCACCAAATGCGAACCTTTTAGGTCTGCTCAAGTACATCCAGCCACAGCCTTCAGAGTTGTCGCGCGCTACGGGGCATGCTCAGACAGTACGGAATAGACTGACCGGGAACTTCGATATTCGTAAGTTTACAAGGATTGGTAGCCACCAACGCGGCACGGCAATTCGACATTACAGTGACCTAGATTTCATTGCAGTGCTAGCCCGCAAGGAAGCTCGGTGGGGTCGTTCCACCGTAGCATCTACGACTGTCTTGAACCGAGTTCGGGACGATTTAATTGACCGATATACGACAACCGATATCGGACGAGACAAGCAGGCCATAGTGATTGGTTTCTCCGGTGGGCAAAGCTCGATGGATGTGGTTCCTGCACTGTTTGATTCGTTTAGTGCCGGCCGACCAATCTACGTGATTCCAGATGGTGTCGGTGGTTGGCGTGAGACAAGTCCCGAGAGTCATGACAGATATTTCGCTTCCGCTGATGAACGGAGTGTAAGCAAGCTGCGACGCACCATTCAGCTTCTCAAGTGGTGGAAGCATAGCCGTACCCCAACTGTGCCAATTTCGTCGTTTTATATGGAAGTGGTTCTCGCAAGCCAAGGCACATGCGCTGGAGTCATGTCATACAGCCAGTGCTTATATCAAGCTTTCAGGACGTTATCGGTAAGGGCGGGGCAGGGAATTAGAGATCCTCTGGGAATCTCGGGAGTTATCGCGGCTGCGGATACAAACGCTAAACTTGATTCGTTGCGAAGAGCACTTTCATATGCCGAAGAACATGCGGCGAAGGCGTTTGATCAAGAGAGGCTCGGCAGCGGTAACCGCGCCAACGATCAGTGGAATATGGTTTTCAATGGTAGCTTCTAG